Proteins from one Malaya genurostris strain Urasoe2022 chromosome 2, Malgen_1.1, whole genome shotgun sequence genomic window:
- the LOC131430124 gene encoding clavesin-1-like produces the protein MSSIKFDANNRPSIELSNGERIQFNGVASEEYRVQRGESVELVQQQCQQVISRCKESGYDMSNLRNLVMATLRYFQYDVTKAANAIIHNGDTFRKHKFIRSFDQLRHVFEAGLVWYLPGRNRDGSVGIVIESGKNWNPSKIPLLDLWEASRLAVELALNDEMVQFSGFKMIVDCHGAGWDHFRAYSSKSAQIVLKLQRCRVFQITCHFVENARLLSVGHSLLAPLLGNDFKQNCFFHGTDWSSLHQHVSPDCLISKYGGTAPDYDHTLVGELIDKMKHTLPVFKPWKSDEM, from the exons ATGTCTTCGATCAAATTCGATGCCAACAACCGTCCAAGTATTGAGCTTTCCAATGGAGAACGAATCCAGTTCAATGGTGTTGCATCGGAGGAATATCGAGTTCAGAGGGGAGAATCTGTCGAACTCGTTCAGCAGCAATGTCAACAAGTGATTTCACGGTGCAAAGAAAGTGGTTACGATATGTCAAACCTCCGTAATTTGGTAATGGCAACTTTGCGCTACTTCCAGTATGACGTAACGAAAGCTGCCAATGCAATTATTCATAATGGAGATACATTCAGGAAGCATAAGTTCATCCGTTCCTTCGACCAGCTACGGCACGTGTTTGAAGCTGGATTGGTGTGGTATTTGCCGGGCCGTAATCGAGATGGTTCCGTCGGGATCGTCATAGAATCTGGCA AAAACTGGAACCCTTCGAAAATCCCCCTACTGGACCTCTGGGAAGCGTCGAGGCTGGCCGTTGAACTAGCTCTCAACGATGAAATGGTGCAgttttccggtttcaagatgatcGTAGACTGCCACGGTGCAGGCTGGGATCACTTCCGGGCGTACAGTTCGAAATCGGCTCAGATCGTCCTAAAACTGCAACGATGTCGCGTTTTTCAAATAACGTGTCACTTTGTTGAAAACGCACGGCTGCTCAGTGTAGGACATTCCCTGCTGGCTCCTCTGCTGGGAAACGATTTTAAGCAAAAT TGTTTCTTTCATGGAACCGATTGGTCTTCCCTGCATCAACACGTCAGTCCGGACTGTCTGATATCGAAATACGGTGGAACCGCTCCCGATTACGACCATACACTAGTGGGCGAGCTGATTGACAAAATGAAGCACACTCTTCCAG